A single genomic interval of Bacteroidales bacterium harbors:
- a CDS encoding tail fiber domain-containing protein — MKRQTTNDKRKYNNNLITKTMNLKKTLILIFVIGIFSSNSISQNIAITDDDGYSPDASAMLDVKSLTKGMLVPRVALITTVNPIGGTKPDGLLVWNTSTSGTYDIPGFYFWNGADWEMLGSDKLFENGLTQSGNIVKLGGALTNATTITQASYNMIYNLTGTGDFDIRDNGTSAFFVKDDGNVGIGTSSPGQKLQVNGNFKLDDNIFITGNNDYKVYHNLATLSSGTSQGAIIINTNHPYNVSSMLRIKVEGYLYENSGPFEITIGGYLSNGILYNNGFINVGSLRIPVYSAVNNSNKLAIVIGDTLETYSYPHLTVTDYMQGWSGKTESYAEDWNIVVSTSLVGYTDINEIPDKTSVDLSNYYTQSEVDNIVNNENHWDRTGSNTYLHNSSDNIGIGTSSPLHQLHISKNVVATDGTDGNFIDIQNTNTNNYVMSGLRFINGSSSYIKGGIFYQDRTSYGRGNILFANSSSTTTGAVSANDTRMIIDYNGNVGIGIGNTYPTSRLVVEGNSSGGIDDPLFEVKNNDGQTIFAVYNEGVRIYVDDTPAKATGSKGGFAVGGFNAGKGVLTDEFFRITPDSARIYINDNPVKAKGSKGGFAVGGLNAGKATPVGFMQLTLDNYFIGHQSGAKIYNGLYNTTFGYEAGYNLINGDSNIFIGYMAGYNNDSYSNIYIGNHAGSSNNAYENVYIGTDAGRYGTTGQYNTYIGTSAGAHSTGSLNTFMGNSAGENNTTGAYNCFYGLGSGSNHNTGDYNTFIGTNSGKNNIVGERNVFIGYRAGYYETDSNKLFIDNSTTSSPLIWGDFYNNRIVINGNSGSNPSDYTFYVNGAAGGDFSWNIHSDKRLKKNIKTINNPLEKVKLLRGVNFEWKDESSSEKGIRMGFIAQEAVKVIPEVVNGSEESTYSMQYAPITAILVEAIKEQQKIIDELLERIKKLEEK; from the coding sequence ATGAAACGACAAACGACAAACGACAAACGAAAATATAACAATAACTTAATAACTAAAACTATGAACCTGAAAAAAACTTTAATTTTAATTTTTGTGATTGGAATTTTTTCTTCTAACTCGATCTCTCAAAACATTGCTATAACCGATGATGATGGTTATTCACCGGATGCTTCAGCAATGCTTGATGTAAAATCTCTAACAAAAGGAATGCTTGTTCCGAGAGTTGCTCTGATAACAACTGTCAATCCCATTGGTGGTACAAAACCGGATGGTTTATTAGTATGGAATACTTCAACATCAGGAACTTATGATATACCCGGTTTTTATTTCTGGAATGGTGCCGACTGGGAAATGCTTGGCTCTGATAAATTATTTGAAAACGGACTTACACAATCCGGAAATATCGTAAAACTGGGAGGTGCATTAACTAATGCTACTACTATTACACAAGCTTCGTATAACATGATATACAATCTTACCGGAACAGGCGATTTTGATATTCGGGATAACGGAACTTCTGCTTTTTTTGTGAAGGATGACGGAAATGTTGGTATAGGAACGAGTTCTCCCGGGCAAAAACTACAAGTAAACGGAAATTTCAAACTTGATGATAATATTTTTATTACAGGTAACAACGATTATAAAGTTTATCATAACCTTGCTACATTAAGTTCAGGTACCAGTCAGGGGGCTATCATTATTAATACAAATCATCCTTACAATGTGTCAAGTATGCTCCGTATTAAAGTTGAAGGATATTTATATGAAAATTCAGGTCCTTTTGAAATTACAATTGGTGGCTATTTAAGCAATGGAATATTATATAATAATGGTTTTATTAATGTTGGTTCTTTAAGAATTCCTGTTTATTCGGCAGTTAATAATAGTAATAAATTAGCTATAGTAATTGGCGATACTTTAGAAACATATTCTTACCCTCATCTTACTGTAACTGATTATATGCAGGGATGGTCAGGTAAAACCGAATCTTATGCAGAAGACTGGAATATAGTTGTTTCTACAAGCCTTGTAGGTTATACAGATATAAATGAAATTCCTGATAAAACATCTGTTGATTTAAGTAATTATTATACCCAAAGCGAAGTTGATAATATTGTTAATAATGAAAATCATTGGGACAGAACAGGTTCAAATACCTATCTGCATAATTCATCTGATAATATAGGTATTGGAACATCAAGCCCCTTACACCAGTTACATATAAGTAAAAATGTTGTTGCTACTGACGGTACAGATGGTAATTTTATTGACATCCAGAATACTAATACTAATAATTATGTTATGAGCGGATTAAGATTTATTAATGGTTCGTCTTCATACATAAAAGGCGGCATATTTTATCAGGATAGAACATCATATGGCAGGGGAAATATTTTGTTTGCTAACAGTAGTAGTACTACTACAGGTGCTGTTTCAGCAAATGATACACGTATGATAATTGATTATAATGGTAATGTTGGTATTGGTATTGGAAATACATATCCTACAAGTCGATTGGTTGTAGAAGGAAATAGTTCCGGCGGAATAGATGACCCATTATTTGAAGTAAAAAATAATGATGGACAAACCATATTTGCTGTTTATAATGAAGGTGTTAGAATTTATGTTGATGATACTCCGGCAAAAGCTACCGGTAGCAAAGGCGGTTTTGCAGTAGGTGGTTTTAATGCAGGAAAAGGTGTATTAACTGATGAATTTTTTAGAATAACTCCCGACAGTGCAAGAATTTATATAAATGATAATCCGGTTAAAGCAAAAGGCAGTAAGGGCGGTTTTGCAGTGGGTGGTTTAAATGCAGGAAAAGCTACTCCGGTTGGTTTTATGCAATTGACACTTGATAATTATTTTATTGGTCACCAAAGCGGTGCTAAAATTTACAATGGTCTTTATAATACTACTTTTGGTTATGAAGCCGGATATAATTTAATAAATGGAGATAGTAACATTTTTATTGGATATATGGCAGGATATAATAATGATAGTTATAGTAATATTTATATTGGAAATCATGCAGGTAGTTCAAACAATGCGTACGAAAATGTTTATATAGGTACTGATGCAGGTAGATATGGAACAACCGGTCAGTATAATACATATATTGGTACTTCAGCAGGAGCCCATAGTACAGGTTCATTAAATACTTTTATGGGTAATTCTGCAGGAGAAAATAATACTACAGGTGCATATAATTGTTTTTATGGATTAGGAAGTGGATCGAATCATAATACAGGTGATTATAATACATTTATTGGTACAAATTCTGGAAAAAACAATATAGTAGGAGAGAGAAATGTATTTATCGGATATCGGGCAGGTTATTACGAAACAGACTCAAACAAACTTTTTATTGATAATTCAACTACTTCTTCGCCTTTAATTTGGGGTGACTTTTATAATAATAGAATAGTTATTAATGGTAATTCAGGCAGTAATCCAAGTGATTATACTTTTTATGTTAATGGTGCAGCTGGTGGTGATTTTAGCTGGAATATCCATAGTGATAAACGTTTAAAGAAAAACATAAAAACAATAAATAATCCTTTAGAAAAAGTTAAATTATTAAGAGGCGTAAATTTTGAATGGAAAGATGAAAGTTCTTCCGAAAAAGGTATTAGAATGGGCTTTATTGCACAAGAAGCTGTTAAGGTAATTCCTGAAGTAGTGAATGGTTCTGAAGAAAGTACATATTCAATGCAGTATGCACCAATTACTGCTATTTTAGTCGAAGCTATTAAAGAACAACAAAAAATAATAGATGAACTTTTAGAAAGAATAAAAAAATTAGAAGAAAAATAA